Proteins encoded within one genomic window of Sphingosinicella ginsenosidimutans:
- the ubiG gene encoding bifunctional 2-polyprenyl-6-hydroxyphenol methylase/3-demethylubiquinol 3-O-methyltransferase UbiG gives MAHASEASVTVDPREAAHFGALAAEWWDPRGSSAMLHKLGPARLSYIRARIDQHWGGDEHGLRPLAGKRAADVGCGAGLVAEPLARLGAEVTGIDAAAENVAAAKAHAAGQGLAIDYRAGGIEALDGPYDLVTCLEVVEHVADVDAFLAGLAGALAPGGLLILSTPNRTTLSKLALITIGEGTGQIPKGTHDWTRFLTPDELTARLAALGLDVTDVTGLGWSPTRGFQLSVDTSLNYLIAAKRA, from the coding sequence ATGGCTCATGCAAGCGAGGCAAGCGTCACCGTCGATCCACGGGAAGCCGCGCATTTCGGCGCGCTCGCCGCGGAATGGTGGGACCCCAGGGGGTCGTCGGCGATGCTCCACAAGCTCGGCCCGGCGCGGCTGTCCTATATCCGCGCGCGGATCGACCAGCATTGGGGCGGCGACGAGCATGGCCTGAGGCCGCTCGCCGGCAAGCGCGCGGCGGATGTCGGCTGCGGCGCCGGCTTGGTCGCGGAGCCGCTGGCACGGCTTGGGGCCGAGGTCACCGGGATCGACGCGGCCGCGGAGAATGTCGCCGCGGCGAAGGCCCATGCGGCGGGACAGGGCCTCGCGATCGATTATCGCGCCGGCGGGATCGAGGCGCTGGATGGCCCCTACGACCTCGTCACCTGCCTTGAGGTGGTTGAGCATGTGGCGGACGTCGACGCTTTCCTGGCGGGCCTTGCCGGCGCGCTGGCGCCGGGCGGCCTGCTGATCCTTTCCACCCCGAACCGCACGACCTTGTCGAAGCTCGCGCTGATCACGATCGGCGAAGGCACCGGGCAGATCCCGAAGGGCACGCACGACTGGACCAGGTTCTTGACCCCCGATGAGCTGACCGCCCGGCTTGCCGCCCTGGGCCTGGACGTGACGGATGTGACCGGCCTCGGCTGGTCCCCGACACGGGGATTCCAGCTGAGCGTCGATACGTCGCTCAACTACCTGATCGCGGCGAAGCGGGCCTAG
- a CDS encoding M20/M25/M40 family metallo-hydrolase: protein MKMLAALAFLAAAAPATAQLSPQERRIAAAVTQDADRNVALLERLVNRNSGTLNLDGVRAVGEMVRAELEPLGFEVRWVDMSATGRAGHLVATHRGNGRGKRILLIGHLDTVFEPSSPFQRFTRDGDRATGPGVGDCKGGDVVAIAALRAMQQAGTLDDADIMVVMTGDEERPGAPIATARRDLIEAGRWADVALEFENLAREDGRDYGTVARRSSTSWTLTAHGRTGHSSGVCGPGLGCGAIYEIARILDSFRRELPEPNLTYNVGVIAGGTPASIDDAGFAVTASGKTNIVAETAIARGDIRTLSAGQEARVRAHMQAIVARHLPLTDAELVFAGDGYPPMAPTAGNRALLARLNAVNRDLGLPEMPEYDPARRGAADSSFVAADADTLAGMGAAGGASHAEGEWIALSSLPRQATRAAILMTRLSREAR from the coding sequence ATGAAGATGCTCGCCGCCCTCGCCTTTCTCGCCGCGGCCGCGCCGGCGACCGCACAGCTCAGCCCCCAGGAACGGCGCATCGCAGCCGCCGTGACGCAGGACGCGGACCGCAACGTCGCCCTGCTCGAGCGGCTGGTGAACCGCAACAGCGGCACGCTGAACCTCGATGGCGTCCGCGCGGTCGGCGAGATGGTCCGCGCCGAGCTGGAGCCGCTCGGCTTCGAGGTCCGCTGGGTCGATATGAGCGCCACGGGACGCGCCGGTCATCTCGTCGCCACCCACCGGGGCAACGGCCGCGGCAAGCGCATCCTCCTCATCGGCCATCTCGACACGGTGTTCGAGCCCTCCTCGCCGTTCCAGCGATTCACCCGCGACGGCGATCGCGCCACCGGCCCCGGCGTCGGCGATTGCAAGGGCGGCGATGTCGTCGCGATCGCGGCGCTTCGGGCGATGCAGCAGGCCGGCACGCTCGACGATGCGGACATCATGGTCGTGATGACCGGCGACGAGGAACGGCCCGGCGCGCCGATCGCGACCGCGCGCCGCGACCTGATCGAGGCCGGCCGATGGGCCGATGTCGCGCTCGAGTTCGAGAATCTCGCGCGCGAGGACGGCCGCGATTACGGCACCGTCGCGCGGCGCAGCTCGACGAGCTGGACGCTGACCGCCCACGGCCGCACCGGCCACAGCTCGGGCGTGTGCGGCCCCGGCCTTGGCTGCGGCGCGATCTACGAGATCGCCCGGATCCTCGACAGTTTCCGCCGCGAGCTGCCGGAGCCCAATCTTACCTACAATGTCGGCGTCATTGCCGGTGGCACGCCGGCCTCGATCGACGATGCCGGGTTCGCGGTCACCGCGTCGGGCAAGACCAATATCGTCGCCGAGACTGCGATTGCCCGCGGCGACATCCGCACCCTCTCGGCCGGGCAGGAAGCCCGCGTGCGCGCCCATATGCAGGCGATCGTCGCGCGACATCTGCCGCTGACCGATGCCGAGCTGGTCTTCGCCGGGGACGGCTATCCCCCCATGGCGCCGACCGCCGGCAACCGCGCGCTTCTCGCACGGCTGAACGCCGTCAACCGCGATCTCGGTCTTCCCGAGATGCCCGAATATGATCCCGCCAGGCGCGGCGCCGCGGATTCGAGCTTCGTCGCCGCCGACGCCGACACCCTCGCCGGCATGGGCGCGGCCGGCGGCGCAAGCCACGCCGAGGGCGAGTGGATCGCCCTCTCCAGCCTGCCCCGGCAGGCGACGCGCGCGGCGATCCTGATGACGCGGCTGAGCCGCGAGGCGCGCTAG
- a CDS encoding MipA/OmpV family protein: MTRYIRPNGFAAAALAAAFFGLAAAPVSAQDAGSGHIVTIGAGPQVYPKYPGADSYGLYPMFIGGIRRPGQPMPFSAPDQGFGFGLLGSDSPIDIGPVVSFQSKREEQDVGAPVGDVGFTAEVGGFAQVWIGPNVRIRGDLRRGIGGHKGLIGDIGADLVLRDRDRYIFSIGPRVRLSNGRYQDAYFRVTPAAALASGLPAYDPPGGGAHAIGVQSGLTWRTGRNWGLYGYAGYDRLIGDAARSPIVRDLGSRDQFSGGIGLFYEFHVGL, encoded by the coding sequence ATGACCAGATATATCCGCCCCAACGGTTTCGCCGCAGCGGCCCTCGCGGCCGCCTTTTTCGGCCTCGCCGCCGCGCCGGTTTCCGCCCAGGACGCCGGCAGCGGCCATATCGTCACCATCGGCGCCGGGCCGCAGGTCTATCCCAAATATCCGGGCGCCGACAGCTACGGCCTCTATCCGATGTTCATCGGCGGCATCCGCCGGCCGGGCCAGCCAATGCCCTTTTCGGCCCCCGATCAGGGGTTCGGCTTCGGCCTGCTCGGCAGCGACAGCCCGATCGACATCGGCCCCGTCGTGAGTTTCCAGTCCAAGCGTGAGGAGCAGGATGTCGGCGCGCCGGTGGGCGATGTCGGCTTCACCGCCGAGGTCGGCGGCTTCGCGCAGGTGTGGATCGGACCCAATGTCCGCATCCGCGGCGATCTGAGGCGTGGGATCGGCGGGCACAAGGGTCTGATCGGCGATATCGGCGCCGATCTCGTGCTTCGCGATCGGGATCGCTACATCTTCTCGATCGGGCCGCGCGTGCGGCTGTCGAACGGGCGCTATCAGGACGCCTATTTCCGGGTCACCCCCGCGGCGGCGCTGGCGAGCGGACTTCCAGCCTATGATCCGCCGGGCGGCGGCGCCCATGCCATCGGCGTCCAGTCGGGCCTCACCTGGCGGACCGGCCGCAATTGGGGCCTTTACGGCTATGCCGGCTATGATCGGTTGATCGGCGATGCGGCGCGCTCGCCCATCGTGCGCGATCTCGGCTCGCGCGATCAGTTCTCCGGCGGCATCGGCCTGTTCTACGAGTTCCACGTCGGGCTTTGA
- a CDS encoding acetyl-CoA carboxylase biotin carboxylase subunit produces the protein MFKKILIANRGEIACRVIRTARRMGIATVAVYSDADARAPHVKLADEAVRLGPPPAGESYLKADLIIDACKATGAEAVHPGYGFLSERESFARALAEAGIAFIGPPPNAIAAMGDKIESKKLAKAAGVNVVPGYVGEIDDTDHAVRIAGEIGYPVMMKASAGGGGKGMRLAWSETDVREGFEATKREGLASFGDDRVFIEKFVEDPRHIEIQVLGDQHGNIVYLNERECSIQRRHQKVIEEAPSPFVTPAMRKKMGEQAVALARAVGYYSAGTVELIVSGADPTGESFYFLEMNTRLQVEHPVTEEITGLDLVEQMIRVAYGEKLGFTQADIGIDGWSVETRVYAEDPYRGFLPSTGRLVRYQPPARASSRGEGGVVVRVDDGVAEGGEVSMFYDPMIAKLITWAPTRLAAIDAQIEALDAFRIEGIGHNVDFLSALMQHPRFREGNITTGFIAEEYPDGFQGAPADDSLIADLAIVAALAGREAEARAGAVSGQLSGTAAATPAGETRVVRLAGAEHRVRIAATEGGLLAYLDDSGPHELIGRLPPGQGLFKGTIDGRMRIVQVARQGRQWRLTTRGASHVADVLPVHVAELSRYMIEKVPPDLSKFLICPMPGLLTRLDVKEGDMVEAGQPLAVVEAMKMENILRAEKAGTVKSIAAKPGESLAVDAVILEFA, from the coding sequence ATGTTCAAGAAAATCCTGATCGCCAATCGCGGCGAGATCGCCTGCCGCGTCATCCGCACCGCGCGCCGAATGGGGATCGCGACCGTCGCCGTCTATTCGGACGCCGATGCCCGCGCGCCGCACGTGAAGCTGGCGGACGAGGCGGTACGCCTGGGCCCGCCGCCCGCGGGTGAATCCTATCTCAAGGCCGATCTCATCATCGATGCCTGCAAGGCGACGGGCGCCGAGGCGGTCCACCCGGGCTACGGCTTCCTGTCCGAGCGGGAGAGTTTCGCGCGCGCGCTGGCCGAGGCCGGGATCGCCTTCATCGGGCCGCCGCCGAATGCGATCGCCGCGATGGGCGACAAGATCGAATCGAAGAAGCTCGCCAAGGCGGCCGGCGTCAACGTCGTCCCCGGCTATGTCGGCGAGATCGACGACACCGACCATGCCGTCCGGATCGCCGGGGAAATCGGCTATCCGGTGATGATGAAGGCCTCGGCCGGCGGCGGCGGCAAGGGGATGCGCCTCGCCTGGAGCGAGACGGATGTTCGCGAGGGCTTCGAGGCCACCAAGCGCGAGGGCCTCGCCTCCTTCGGCGACGATCGCGTCTTCATCGAGAAGTTCGTCGAGGACCCGCGCCATATCGAGATCCAGGTGCTCGGCGACCAGCACGGCAATATCGTCTATCTGAACGAGCGCGAATGTTCGATCCAGCGCCGCCACCAGAAGGTGATCGAGGAAGCGCCGTCGCCCTTCGTCACGCCCGCGATGCGCAAGAAGATGGGGGAGCAGGCGGTCGCCCTTGCCCGCGCCGTCGGCTATTATAGCGCGGGCACGGTCGAGCTCATCGTCTCCGGCGCCGATCCAACCGGCGAGAGCTTCTATTTCCTCGAGATGAACACCCGTCTCCAGGTCGAGCATCCGGTGACGGAGGAAATTACCGGCCTCGATCTCGTCGAGCAGATGATCCGCGTCGCCTATGGCGAAAAGCTCGGCTTCACGCAGGCCGATATCGGCATCGACGGCTGGTCGGTCGAAACCCGCGTCTATGCCGAGGATCCCTATCGCGGCTTCCTTCCGAGCACCGGCCGGCTCGTACGCTACCAGCCGCCGGCCCGCGCTTCGTCCCGCGGCGAGGGCGGGGTGGTCGTTCGTGTCGACGATGGCGTCGCCGAGGGCGGTGAGGTCTCGATGTTCTACGATCCGATGATCGCCAAGCTCATCACCTGGGCGCCGACCAGGCTCGCCGCGATCGATGCCCAGATCGAGGCGCTCGACGCCTTCCGGATCGAGGGGATCGGCCACAATGTCGATTTCCTCTCCGCGTTGATGCAGCACCCCCGGTTCCGCGAGGGCAACATCACCACAGGCTTCATCGCCGAAGAATATCCTGATGGCTTCCAGGGCGCGCCCGCCGACGATTCGCTGATCGCCGATCTCGCCATCGTCGCGGCGCTCGCGGGCCGTGAGGCCGAGGCGCGGGCCGGGGCGGTCAGCGGCCAGCTTTCGGGCACCGCCGCCGCGACGCCGGCGGGCGAGACGCGCGTCGTCCGGCTCGCCGGCGCCGAGCATCGCGTGCGGATCGCAGCCACCGAAGGCGGCTTGCTCGCCTATCTGGACGACAGCGGCCCGCACGAGCTGATCGGGCGGCTGCCCCCGGGCCAGGGCCTGTTCAAGGGCACGATCGATGGTCGGATGCGCATCGTCCAGGTGGCGCGGCAGGGGCGCCAGTGGCGCCTCACGACGCGCGGGGCGAGCCATGTCGCCGATGTCCTTCCCGTCCATGTCGCCGAACTGTCGCGCTACATGATCGAGAAGGTGCCGCCCGATCTGTCGAAATTCCTGATCTGCCCGATGCCGGGGCTGCTGACCCGGCTCGATGTGAAGGAAGGCGACATGGTCGAGGCCGGGCAGCCGCTCGCGGTGGTCGAGGCGATGAAGATGGAAAACATCCTTCGCGCCGAGAAGGCCGGGACCGTGAAGTCGATCGCCGCCAAGCCCGGCGAAAGCCTTGCCGTCGATGCGGTGATCCTGGAATTCGCGTGA
- the bioB gene encoding biotin synthase BioB, whose translation MSLGHVDPRPLPQARGALRTDWTRAEIAALFDRPLLDLLYEAQQVHRAHHAPNEVQLSTLLSIKTGGCPEDCGYCAQSVHAETGLKATKLMDVRAVLQAAAQARDHGSTRFCMGAAWRNPKDRDMPAIVEMVKGVRAMGMETCMTLGMLSERQAQMLADAGLDYYNHNIDTSPERYGEVISTRSFEDRLETLDHVRQSGMNVCCGGIVGMGETREDRIGFIHALATLPDHPESVPINALVPVKGTVLGDMLADTPLAKIDDIEFVRTVAVARIAMPQSMVRLSAGRESMSESTQALCFMAGANSIFTGDKLLTAPNAGDDSDAAMFAKLGLAPMAAADPAPPAGLRQGAG comes from the coding sequence ATGAGCCTTGGACACGTCGACCCCCGGCCCCTCCCGCAGGCGAGAGGGGCGTTGCGCACCGACTGGACCCGCGCCGAGATCGCCGCGCTGTTCGATCGGCCGCTGCTCGACCTGCTCTACGAGGCGCAGCAGGTCCACCGCGCCCATCACGCGCCGAACGAAGTCCAGCTCTCCACCCTGCTCTCGATCAAGACCGGCGGCTGCCCGGAGGATTGCGGCTATTGCGCGCAGTCGGTCCATGCCGAGACCGGGCTCAAGGCGACGAAGCTGATGGACGTGCGCGCCGTTCTCCAGGCCGCCGCACAGGCGCGCGATCACGGCTCGACCCGCTTCTGCATGGGCGCGGCCTGGCGCAATCCCAAGGACCGCGACATGCCGGCCATCGTCGAGATGGTGAAGGGCGTTCGCGCCATGGGCATGGAAACCTGCATGACGCTCGGGATGCTGAGCGAGCGCCAGGCGCAGATGCTCGCCGACGCCGGCCTCGATTATTACAACCACAATATCGATACCTCGCCCGAACGTTATGGCGAGGTGATCTCGACCCGCAGCTTCGAGGACCGGCTGGAGACGCTGGACCATGTCCGCCAGTCGGGCATGAACGTGTGCTGCGGCGGCATCGTCGGCATGGGGGAGACGCGCGAGGACCGAATCGGCTTCATCCATGCTCTGGCGACCTTGCCCGACCATCCTGAAAGCGTCCCGATCAACGCGCTCGTCCCGGTCAAGGGCACGGTGCTCGGCGACATGCTGGCCGATACGCCGCTGGCGAAGATCGACGATATCGAGTTCGTCCGCACCGTCGCGGTCGCGCGCATCGCCATGCCGCAAAGCATGGTCCGCCTCTCGGCGGGCCGCGAGAGCATGAGCGAATCGACCCAGGCGCTGTGCTTCATGGCCGGCGCCAACTCGATCTTCACCGGCGACAAGCTGCTCACCGCGCCCAATGCCGGCGACGATAGCGACGCGGCGATGTTTGCGAAGCTCGGCCTCGCCCCGATGGCCGCGGCCGATCCGGCGCCGCCGGCCGGGCTTCGCCAGGGCGCCGGATGA
- the scpA gene encoding methylmalonyl-CoA mutase, which produces MSNDKPTLADWDTLAAKEVKGRDLTWHTPEGIDVKPLYTAEDVADIDPGLPGFAPFTRGVRASMYAGRPWTIRQYAGFSTAEESNAFYRRNLAAGQKGLSVAFDLATHRGYDSDHPRVVGDVGKAGVAIDTVEDMKILFDGIPLGEMSVSMTMNGAVIPILAFFIVAGEEQGVSQERLDGTIQNDILKEFMVRNTYIYPPEPSMRIISDIIGYTSAHMPKFNSISISGYHMQEAGATQLQELAFTIADGREYARAAMATGLDIDKFAGRLSFFFAIGMNFFMEVAKLRAARKLWHRVMTDLGARDERSKMLRTHCQTSGVSLTEQDPYNNVIRTTIEAMAAMLGGTQSLHTNSLDEAVALPTDFSARIARNTQIVLQEETGMTRVVDPLGGSYYVEALTQELYEKAWEIVERVEADGGMARAVAHGWPKAMIEEASAARAARVDRGEDVIVGVNKYRLADQAELDILDVDNHAVRDAQIARINKVKAGRDEAACQAALDALREGARGKANLLALAVDAARKRATLGEISLAMEDVFGRFGTNPTPVKGVYGAAYAEDARWDRLVEGVESVARSKGRKPRMLTAKMGQDGHDRGANLVSSVFGDLGFDVVAGPLFQTPREAAELAIKSDVDVVGASSLAAGHKTLIPELIAHLRDAGRGDIKVVAGGVIPAQDYQFLRDAGVQAIFGPGTNLVEAAGEVLKLLGHNMPPVEEAAE; this is translated from the coding sequence ATGTCTAACGACAAACCCACCCTTGCCGATTGGGACACCCTTGCCGCCAAGGAGGTGAAGGGCCGCGATCTCACCTGGCACACGCCGGAAGGGATCGACGTGAAGCCGCTCTATACGGCGGAAGATGTGGCCGACATCGATCCCGGCCTCCCCGGCTTCGCGCCGTTCACCCGCGGCGTTCGCGCCTCGATGTATGCCGGGCGGCCGTGGACGATCCGCCAATATGCGGGCTTCTCGACCGCCGAGGAATCCAACGCCTTCTATCGGCGCAACCTCGCCGCCGGGCAGAAGGGGCTTTCGGTCGCCTTCGATCTCGCCACCCATCGCGGCTATGACAGCGATCACCCCCGCGTCGTCGGCGATGTCGGCAAGGCGGGCGTCGCGATCGACACGGTCGAGGACATGAAGATCCTCTTCGACGGCATCCCCCTTGGCGAGATGTCGGTGTCGATGACGATGAACGGCGCGGTCATCCCGATCCTCGCTTTCTTCATCGTCGCCGGCGAGGAGCAGGGCGTTTCTCAGGAGAGGCTGGACGGCACGATCCAGAACGACATCCTGAAGGAGTTCATGGTCCGCAACACCTATATCTATCCGCCCGAGCCGAGCATGCGGATCATCTCGGACATCATCGGCTACACCTCGGCGCACATGCCGAAGTTCAATTCCATCTCCATCTCCGGCTATCACATGCAGGAGGCGGGGGCGACGCAGCTCCAGGAGCTCGCCTTCACCATCGCCGACGGCAGGGAATATGCCCGCGCCGCGATGGCGACCGGCCTCGACATCGACAAGTTCGCCGGCCGGCTCAGCTTCTTCTTCGCGATCGGCATGAACTTCTTCATGGAGGTCGCCAAGCTGCGCGCCGCGCGCAAGCTGTGGCACCGGGTGATGACCGACCTCGGCGCGCGGGATGAGCGCTCGAAGATGCTCCGCACGCATTGCCAGACGTCTGGCGTCTCGCTCACCGAGCAGGATCCGTACAACAACGTCATCCGCACCACGATCGAGGCGATGGCGGCGATGCTCGGCGGCACCCAGTCGCTCCACACCAACAGCCTCGACGAGGCGGTGGCGCTGCCCACCGATTTTTCGGCGCGGATCGCGCGCAACACCCAGATCGTCCTCCAGGAGGAGACCGGGATGACCAGGGTCGTCGATCCCCTCGGCGGCTCCTATTATGTCGAGGCGCTGACCCAGGAGCTCTACGAAAAGGCGTGGGAGATCGTCGAGCGGGTCGAGGCGGATGGCGGCATGGCCAGGGCGGTCGCCCATGGCTGGCCCAAGGCGATGATCGAGGAAGCGAGCGCCGCGCGCGCCGCCCGCGTCGATCGCGGCGAGGACGTGATCGTCGGGGTCAACAAATATCGTCTCGCCGACCAGGCGGAGCTCGACATCCTCGATGTCGACAACCATGCGGTCCGCGACGCCCAGATCGCCCGCATCAACAAGGTGAAGGCGGGCCGCGACGAAGCCGCCTGCCAGGCCGCGCTCGATGCTCTGCGCGAAGGAGCGAGAGGCAAGGCGAACCTGTTGGCGCTCGCCGTCGATGCCGCCCGCAAGCGCGCGACGCTGGGCGAGATCAGCCTCGCGATGGAAGATGTGTTCGGCCGCTTCGGCACCAATCCGACGCCGGTAAAGGGCGTCTATGGAGCCGCTTATGCGGAGGATGCGCGCTGGGACAGATTGGTCGAAGGCGTCGAATCGGTGGCGCGGTCGAAGGGCCGCAAGCCGCGGATGCTCACCGCCAAGATGGGGCAGGACGGGCATGATCGTGGCGCCAACCTGGTCTCCTCCGTCTTCGGCGATCTCGGTTTCGACGTCGTCGCCGGGCCGCTCTTCCAGACGCCGCGAGAAGCGGCCGAGCTGGCGATCAAGTCGGACGTCGACGTGGTCGGGGCCTCCAGCCTTGCCGCCGGGCACAAGACGTTGATCCCCGAGCTGATCGCCCATCTGCGCGACGCGGGGCGCGGGGACATCAAGGTCGTCGCCGGCGGCGTCATCCCCGCGCAGGATTATCAGTTCCTCCGCGATGCCGGCGTCCAGGCGATCTTCGGCCCCGGCACCAACCTGGTCGAGGCGGCGGGCGAGGTGTTGAAATTGCTGGGGCACAACATGCCGCCGGTGGAAGAAGCCGCCGAATAA
- the mce gene encoding methylmalonyl-CoA epimerase, which translates to MKLGRLNHIGVATPSIEQSIAIYRDLMGADVIRAPFDLPEQGVKVCFIDTPNSQIELIEPLGPDSPIVGFLAKNPQGGQHHVCFEVPDIVAARAWFEGKGARILGPTRIGAHGTPIFFLHPKDMGGVLTEIMETPKDAH; encoded by the coding sequence GTGAAGCTGGGAAGGCTAAACCATATCGGTGTCGCCACGCCATCGATCGAGCAATCGATCGCCATCTATCGCGACCTGATGGGCGCGGACGTGATTCGTGCGCCCTTCGACCTGCCCGAGCAGGGGGTGAAGGTCTGCTTCATCGACACGCCGAACAGCCAGATCGAGCTGATCGAGCCGCTCGGGCCGGATTCGCCGATCGTCGGCTTCCTCGCCAAGAACCCGCAGGGCGGGCAGCATCATGTCTGCTTCGAGGTGCCGGACATCGTAGCGGCGCGCGCCTGGTTCGAGGGCAAGGGCGCCCGCATCCTCGGCCCCACCCGGATCGGCGCGCACGGGACGCCGATCTTCTTCCTCCATCCCAAGGATATGGGCGGGGTGCTGACCGAGATCATGGAGACGCCAAAGGATGCGCATTAA
- a CDS encoding acyl-CoA carboxylase subunit beta translates to MATTIEELEQRREQARLGGGAARIEAQHAKGRLTARERLSVLLDEGSFEEYDMFVEHNCSDFGMETQKVPGDGVVTGSGTINGRLVYVFAQDFTVFGGSLSERHAQKICKIMDMAMKVGAPVIGLNDSGGARIQEGVASLGGYAEVFQRNVLASGVVPQISLIMGPCAGGAVYSPAMTDFIFMVKDSSYMFVTGPDVVKTVTNEVVTQEELGGAITHTTKSGVADVAFENDIDALLATRDFFDFLPLSNRHDLPERPSEDPWDRQEDSLDTLIPDSANKPYDMHELIRKVVDDGDFFELQPAHAGNIITGFGRIEGRTVGIVANQPMVLAGVLDINSAKKAGRFVRFCDAFDIPIVTFVDVHGFLPGTAQEHNGIIKHGAKLLFAYAEATVPKITVITRKAYGGAYDVMASKHLRGDLNYAWPTAEIAVMGAKGAVEIIFRKDIGDPAKIAERTAEYEQRFANPFVAASKGFIDEVIMPHSTRRRIALGLRKLRDKQLENPWKKHDNIPL, encoded by the coding sequence ATGGCCACGACGATCGAAGAGCTCGAACAGCGCCGCGAGCAGGCGCGCCTTGGCGGGGGCGCCGCGCGGATCGAGGCGCAGCATGCCAAGGGCCGGCTGACCGCCCGCGAACGCCTCTCCGTGCTGCTCGATGAGGGCAGCTTCGAGGAATATGACATGTTCGTCGAGCATAATTGCTCGGATTTCGGCATGGAGACGCAGAAGGTGCCCGGCGACGGGGTCGTCACCGGATCGGGCACGATCAACGGCCGCCTCGTCTATGTCTTCGCCCAGGATTTCACCGTCTTCGGCGGCTCGCTCTCCGAACGGCACGCGCAGAAGATCTGCAAGATCATGGACATGGCGATGAAGGTCGGCGCGCCCGTGATCGGCCTCAACGATTCGGGCGGCGCGCGCATCCAGGAGGGGGTCGCCAGCCTCGGCGGCTATGCCGAGGTGTTCCAGCGCAACGTGCTCGCCTCCGGCGTGGTGCCGCAGATCAGCCTGATCATGGGCCCCTGCGCCGGCGGCGCGGTCTATTCGCCGGCGATGACCGACTTCATCTTCATGGTGAAGGACTCCTCCTACATGTTCGTCACCGGCCCGGACGTGGTGAAGACCGTCACCAACGAGGTCGTGACTCAGGAGGAACTGGGCGGGGCCATCACCCATACGACCAAGTCCGGCGTCGCCGACGTCGCCTTCGAGAACGACATCGACGCCTTGCTTGCGACCCGCGACTTCTTCGATTTCCTGCCGCTCTCCAACCGCCACGATTTGCCCGAGCGGCCGTCGGAGGATCCGTGGGACCGGCAGGAGGACAGCCTCGACACGCTGATCCCGGACAGCGCCAACAAGCCCTATGACATGCACGAGCTGATCCGGAAGGTCGTCGACGACGGCGACTTCTTCGAGCTCCAGCCCGCCCATGCCGGCAATATCATCACCGGATTCGGCCGGATCGAGGGCCGCACCGTCGGCATCGTCGCAAACCAGCCGATGGTGCTGGCCGGCGTGCTCGACATCAACAGCGCCAAGAAGGCCGGCCGCTTCGTGCGCTTCTGCGACGCCTTCGATATTCCGATCGTCACCTTCGTCGACGTCCACGGCTTCCTCCCCGGCACCGCGCAGGAGCATAACGGCATCATCAAGCACGGCGCGAAGCTGCTCTTCGCTTATGCCGAGGCCACGGTCCCCAAGATCACCGTCATCACCCGCAAGGCCTATGGCGGCGCCTACGACGTGATGGCCTCCAAGCATCTGCGCGGCGACCTCAATTACGCCTGGCCGACCGCCGAGATCGCGGTGATGGGCGCGAAGGGTGCGGTCGAGATCATCTTCCGCAAGGACATCGGCGACCCCGCCAAGATCGCCGAGCGCACCGCCGAATATGAACAGCGCTTCGCCAACCCCTTCGTCGCGGCGAGCAAGGGCTTCATCGACGAAGTGATCATGCCGCACTCCACCCGCCGCCGGATCGCGCTGGGCCTACGCAAGCTCAGGGACAAGCAGCTCGAAAACCCGTGGAAGAAGCATGACAATATCCCGCTATGA